From Demequina capsici, one genomic window encodes:
- a CDS encoding carbohydrate ABC transporter permease: MTPTNDSVVQTQVAKAESAQGGGDAVASPSPARGHARRRWALRTEIAFLAGPALLVFLTFVILPVIIAAYYGFFSWSGYGPATDFVGLRNYVVILQDEAFQAALRHNAIIVVLSLVIQGPIALGLALLLNRKMRFQSGLRVLIFAPYVISEVVVGTGWSLILASNGALNGLLDKLGLAGLQQDWLSNPSLAIWTLMAIITWKYIGFAVILFLAGLQGIPEEILEAAAIDGASYWQIQRRITLPLMGPTLRIWAFLSIIGSLQLFDLVYIVWGQYVAETAGTSTMATYMVSSGRNAGSYGYGNAVAVVIFLISLAVALLYQRFVLRRDTEGAVTGGNDN, translated from the coding sequence ATGACTCCCACCAACGACAGCGTCGTGCAGACGCAGGTCGCGAAGGCGGAGTCCGCACAGGGCGGGGGCGATGCCGTGGCATCGCCCTCGCCTGCCCGCGGGCACGCCAGGCGCCGATGGGCGCTGCGCACCGAGATCGCGTTCCTCGCCGGCCCTGCGCTCCTGGTGTTCCTCACCTTCGTGATCCTCCCCGTGATCATCGCCGCCTACTACGGGTTCTTCAGCTGGAGCGGCTACGGGCCTGCCACCGACTTCGTCGGGCTCAGGAACTACGTCGTCATCCTCCAGGACGAGGCGTTCCAGGCCGCGCTGCGCCACAACGCGATCATCGTGGTCCTGTCGCTCGTGATCCAGGGGCCCATCGCGTTGGGCCTCGCGCTGCTCCTCAACCGCAAGATGAGGTTCCAGTCCGGCCTTCGCGTCCTCATCTTCGCGCCGTACGTCATCTCCGAGGTGGTCGTCGGCACAGGGTGGAGCCTGATCCTCGCCTCCAACGGCGCCCTGAACGGTCTGCTCGACAAGCTCGGGCTCGCGGGGCTCCAACAGGACTGGCTCTCCAACCCGAGCCTCGCCATCTGGACCCTCATGGCGATCATCACCTGGAAGTACATCGGCTTCGCCGTGATCCTCTTCCTGGCGGGCCTCCAGGGAATCCCGGAGGAGATCCTCGAGGCCGCCGCGATCGACGGCGCCAGCTACTGGCAGATCCAGCGGCGGATCACCCTGCCGCTCATGGGCCCGACGCTGCGCATCTGGGCGTTCCTGTCGATCATCGGATCGCTGCAGCTGTTCGACCTCGTCTACATCGTCTGGGGTCAGTACGTGGCCGAGACCGCGGGGACGTCGACCATGGCGACCTACATGGTGTCCTCCGGACGCAACGCCGGCAGCTACGGGTACGGCAACGCCGTCGCCGTCGTGATCTTCCTCATCTCACTCGCCGTGGCGCTGCTCTACCAGCGCTTCGTGCTGCGTCGCGACACCGAGGGCGCCGTCACCGGAGGGAACGACAACTGA
- a CDS encoding beta-xylosidase/alpha-l-arabinosidase: MTTAEKIAQISGYWVDRGDEIVAPMQGEMADSEAYTVATEHGIGHLTRVYGTRPVDPVRRAEWLWAEQRRLKQETRLGIPALVHEECLTGLAAWKAATYPAPPSWGASFDDALVERMAGAIGRTMRDLGIHQGLAPVLDVVRDARWGRVEECISEDPYLVGTVGSAYVRGLQSAGVVATLKHFVGYSGSQAGRNHAPVHAGPRELNDVFLVPFEMALLDGGARSVMNSYAEIDGVATASNRALLTDLLRGTWGFTGTVVADYFSMAFLHTMHQVAASKAEAARIALRAGIDIELPAADVLLDVEEPDAELAELLDIAVARALAQKEELGLLDEQFEAAPTELDLDDSEAHEIALALATESVVLLRNDGALPLPAPATIAVVGPNASGHEALMGCYSFANHVMAHHPEVPLGIEAPDLVTSITGQFAGAHVLHARGCEVEGDDLSGLDEAAAVATEADVVIVAVGDRAGLFGRGTVGEGNDAESLDLPGRQRALVERLVATGTPVVMVVLSGRPYDLSWALDGPDAPAAVLQSFFPGEEGATAIAQIIAGERSPSGRLPLSLPRSAGAQPYGYLHPPLGGSTEITSADSTPVRPFGFGLGYTTFAHEDLMLDSDASTVDGVRATVRVRNTGDRAGTDVVQLYAHLPYRSTTRPVAQLVGYARVDLAAGHAATVAFDVPAARFAGSDVRAVRAVEPGPLELWVGAHCSDKETVATTVLEGPVHEPTTSARRVTVAEVRAS, encoded by the coding sequence ATGACCACCGCCGAGAAGATCGCCCAGATCTCGGGCTACTGGGTGGATCGCGGTGACGAGATCGTCGCGCCGATGCAGGGCGAGATGGCGGACTCCGAGGCGTACACGGTGGCCACCGAGCACGGCATCGGCCACCTCACACGGGTCTACGGGACCCGACCTGTGGACCCGGTGCGGCGAGCCGAGTGGCTGTGGGCCGAGCAGCGCCGCCTGAAGCAGGAGACGCGCCTCGGCATCCCCGCCCTGGTCCATGAGGAGTGCCTCACCGGCCTCGCCGCGTGGAAGGCGGCCACCTACCCTGCGCCTCCCTCGTGGGGTGCCTCCTTCGACGACGCGCTCGTGGAGCGGATGGCGGGCGCGATCGGCAGGACGATGCGCGACCTGGGCATCCATCAGGGCCTCGCACCCGTGCTGGACGTGGTCCGCGACGCACGCTGGGGCCGGGTCGAGGAGTGCATCAGCGAGGACCCGTACCTGGTGGGCACGGTCGGCAGCGCATACGTCCGTGGCCTCCAGTCCGCCGGCGTCGTGGCCACGCTGAAGCACTTCGTCGGGTACTCGGGATCTCAGGCAGGGCGCAACCACGCGCCGGTGCACGCCGGCCCTCGCGAGCTCAACGACGTCTTCCTGGTGCCGTTCGAGATGGCGCTGCTGGACGGCGGCGCGCGGTCCGTCATGAACTCCTACGCGGAGATCGACGGGGTGGCGACCGCATCCAACCGTGCGCTGCTCACGGACCTGCTGCGCGGCACGTGGGGCTTCACTGGGACGGTCGTGGCCGACTACTTCTCCATGGCGTTCCTCCACACCATGCATCAGGTGGCGGCGTCGAAGGCCGAGGCCGCGAGGATCGCGCTCCGGGCAGGGATCGACATCGAGCTCCCCGCCGCCGACGTCCTTCTTGACGTCGAGGAGCCGGATGCAGAGCTCGCCGAGCTGCTCGACATCGCAGTCGCCCGCGCCCTGGCGCAGAAGGAGGAGCTGGGCCTGCTCGACGAGCAGTTCGAGGCTGCTCCCACCGAGCTCGACCTCGACGACTCCGAGGCGCACGAGATCGCGCTCGCGCTCGCGACCGAGTCCGTCGTGCTGCTCCGCAACGACGGCGCGCTGCCGCTGCCTGCGCCGGCCACGATCGCCGTCGTCGGCCCGAACGCCTCCGGACATGAGGCGCTCATGGGCTGCTACTCGTTCGCGAACCACGTCATGGCGCACCACCCCGAGGTGCCGCTCGGCATCGAGGCGCCCGACCTGGTGACGAGCATCACCGGGCAGTTCGCAGGTGCGCACGTGCTGCACGCGCGCGGATGCGAGGTCGAGGGCGACGACCTGTCGGGCCTCGACGAGGCGGCCGCCGTGGCGACCGAGGCCGACGTGGTCATCGTCGCCGTGGGCGACAGGGCCGGACTGTTCGGGCGTGGCACCGTGGGTGAGGGCAACGACGCGGAGTCGCTCGACCTGCCCGGTCGGCAGCGCGCCCTGGTGGAACGGCTCGTGGCCACCGGCACGCCGGTCGTCATGGTCGTGCTCAGCGGGCGCCCGTACGACCTCTCCTGGGCGCTCGACGGGCCCGACGCGCCTGCCGCCGTGCTCCAGTCCTTCTTCCCCGGCGAGGAGGGCGCCACCGCGATCGCCCAGATCATCGCCGGCGAGCGCTCCCCGTCGGGACGCCTTCCCCTGTCGCTGCCGCGGTCCGCGGGCGCGCAGCCGTACGGCTACCTGCATCCGCCGCTGGGCGGGTCCACGGAGATCACGTCGGCGGACTCGACCCCCGTGCGCCCGTTCGGGTTCGGCCTCGGCTACACGACGTTCGCGCACGAGGACCTGATGCTCGACTCGGACGCCAGCACCGTCGACGGGGTGCGCGCGACCGTCCGGGTGCGCAACACCGGCGACCGGGCGGGCACCGACGTGGTCCAGCTGTACGCACACCTGCCCTACCGGTCGACCACGCGTCCCGTCGCCCAGCTGGTGGGGTACGCCCGCGTCGACCTGGCAGCCGGTCACGCAGCGACCGTCGCGTTCGACGTTCCGGCCGCCCGGTTCGCTGGGAGCGACGTGCGAGCGGTCCGCGCGGTGGAGCCTGGACCGTTGGAGCTCTGGGTCGGCGCGCACTGCTCCGACAAGGAGACGGTGGCGACCACCGTTCTCGAGGGGCCGGTGCATGAGCCGACCACCAGCGCGCGCCGCGTGACGGTCGCGGAGGTGCGCGCCTCCTGA
- a CDS encoding ABC transporter substrate-binding protein — MNRRTILAGTTALVTGALLLTACSSDPGTDGASGDGAVTLTLWQNSTTGDGMQYWQDMADAFHEQYPNVTVEVQSIQNEDMDGKLQTALNSGDAPDIFMARGGGKLADVVTAGQVMDLTDKLSDATTSAMGAAMSAFTIDGKVYGVPTAVLPEGFFYSQDLFDAAGITSTPTTLSELSDDVTALKANGTDAIAVGAKDAWPAAHWYYNFALRECSQDTMNKAASDRTFDDDCWLRAGEDLQTFAATEPFNNGFLTTSAQQGAGSSAGLVANHQAAMELMGAWDPGVIASLTPDEQALPDLAWFPFPEIDGGDGTPGAMMSGADGYSCYVNAPAECVDFLDFIATKANQEAYAAAFQTIPASSEAQGAVTDPALTKLLEAYKSAPYVMLWLDTMYGQNVGNALNVAVVNMLAGSGTPQDIVDAVNSAALKG; from the coding sequence ATGAACAGGCGCACGATCTTGGCGGGCACGACCGCCCTGGTGACAGGAGCACTCCTGCTCACCGCCTGCTCCAGCGACCCAGGCACCGACGGTGCCTCCGGCGATGGAGCCGTCACCCTCACCCTGTGGCAGAACTCCACGACCGGCGACGGGATGCAGTACTGGCAGGACATGGCCGACGCGTTCCATGAGCAGTACCCGAACGTCACCGTCGAGGTGCAGTCGATCCAGAACGAGGACATGGACGGCAAGCTTCAGACCGCCCTGAACTCGGGCGACGCGCCCGACATCTTCATGGCGCGCGGCGGCGGCAAGCTCGCCGACGTCGTCACCGCCGGCCAGGTCATGGACCTCACCGACAAGCTCAGCGACGCCACGACCAGCGCGATGGGCGCCGCGATGTCCGCGTTCACGATCGACGGCAAGGTCTACGGCGTGCCGACCGCCGTGCTCCCCGAGGGCTTCTTCTACAGCCAGGACCTCTTCGACGCCGCCGGGATCACCTCGACGCCGACCACGCTGTCCGAGCTGTCGGACGACGTCACCGCGCTGAAGGCCAACGGCACCGATGCGATCGCCGTGGGCGCCAAGGACGCGTGGCCCGCCGCGCACTGGTACTACAACTTCGCGCTGCGCGAGTGCTCGCAGGACACCATGAACAAGGCCGCGAGCGACCGCACGTTCGACGACGACTGCTGGCTGCGCGCCGGCGAGGACCTCCAGACCTTCGCCGCCACGGAGCCGTTCAACAACGGCTTCCTCACCACCTCCGCGCAGCAGGGCGCCGGCTCGTCCGCCGGCCTCGTGGCCAACCACCAGGCCGCCATGGAGCTCATGGGCGCATGGGACCCGGGCGTCATCGCGTCGCTCACGCCCGACGAGCAGGCACTGCCTGACCTCGCATGGTTCCCCTTCCCCGAGATCGACGGCGGCGACGGCACCCCCGGCGCCATGATGTCCGGCGCTGACGGGTACTCCTGCTACGTGAACGCCCCCGCCGAGTGCGTGGACTTCCTGGACTTCATCGCGACGAAGGCCAACCAGGAGGCGTACGCCGCCGCGTTCCAGACCATCCCGGCGAGCTCCGAGGCTCAGGGCGCGGTCACGGACCCGGCGCTCACCAAGCTGCTTGAGGCCTACAAGAGCGCCCCGTACGTGATGCTGTGGCTCGACACGATGTACGGCCAGAACGTCGGCAACGCGCTCAACGTCGCCGTGGTGAACATGCTCGCCGGCTCGGGCACGCCGCAGGACATCGTGGACGCCGTCAACAGCGCGGCTCTCAAGGGCTGA
- a CDS encoding alpha-N-arabinofuranosidase has protein sequence MDHARVAISTDVERARISRHLYGHFAEHLGRCIYGGFWVGEDSDLPHIDGIRADVVEALRRLEVPNLRWPGGCFADEYHWRDGIGPREDRPAMVNSHWGDVVEDNSFGTHEFMRLCELLGAAPYVNGNLGSGTVREMSEWLEYLTRADDSPMARLRRDNGRDEPWLVPFWGLGNEAWGCGGSMRPQAYADEARRYATFCKDHGGNTVSRIAAGGADDDLSWTRALMEAVACVNCQTSPDSPIFQGVSFHYYTYASQGINTESATEFSTTDYLRTMLRATGIERAIRAHVAVMDSYDPDGKVALVCDEWGTWWQPEPGTNPGFLHQQNTMRDALVAGVHFDAFHAHARRLRMANIAQTVNVLQAMLLTGDDGALVLTPTYHVFEMSKGHQDATSVESAVTAAPVIDVEGTPLGALSASASVKDGALLVSLSHLDPDDSLDVVLDVRGATITGTTARVLASGSLTAHNTAAEPHVVAPRQLDVNVDGALVRVTMPPHSFATVHVTLDRD, from the coding sequence ATGGACCACGCCCGCGTAGCGATCAGCACCGACGTCGAGAGGGCCCGCATCAGCAGGCATCTGTACGGTCACTTCGCCGAGCACCTGGGCCGGTGCATCTACGGGGGCTTCTGGGTCGGGGAGGACTCCGACCTGCCGCACATCGACGGGATCCGCGCCGACGTGGTCGAGGCGCTCCGACGGCTCGAGGTGCCGAACCTGCGCTGGCCCGGCGGCTGCTTCGCCGACGAGTACCACTGGCGGGACGGCATCGGCCCACGCGAGGACCGGCCCGCCATGGTGAACTCGCATTGGGGCGACGTGGTGGAGGACAACAGCTTCGGCACCCACGAGTTCATGCGGCTGTGCGAGCTCCTGGGCGCCGCGCCCTACGTCAACGGCAACCTGGGCAGCGGGACCGTTCGCGAGATGAGCGAGTGGCTCGAGTACCTCACCCGCGCCGACGACAGCCCCATGGCGCGCCTGCGCCGGGACAACGGCAGGGACGAGCCATGGCTCGTCCCCTTCTGGGGACTCGGCAACGAGGCATGGGGCTGCGGAGGCAGCATGCGCCCGCAGGCGTACGCCGACGAGGCCCGCAGGTACGCGACGTTCTGCAAGGACCACGGCGGCAACACGGTGTCGCGGATCGCCGCGGGCGGCGCCGACGACGACCTGTCGTGGACCCGCGCCCTGATGGAGGCGGTCGCGTGCGTCAACTGCCAGACGTCCCCCGACTCGCCCATCTTCCAAGGCGTCTCGTTCCACTACTACACGTACGCGTCGCAGGGCATCAACACCGAGTCGGCCACCGAGTTCTCGACCACGGACTACCTCCGGACCATGCTGCGCGCCACGGGGATCGAGCGCGCCATCCGCGCGCACGTCGCGGTCATGGACAGCTACGACCCGGACGGCAAGGTCGCGCTGGTCTGCGACGAGTGGGGCACCTGGTGGCAGCCCGAGCCCGGCACGAATCCCGGCTTCCTGCACCAGCAGAACACCATGCGCGACGCGCTCGTCGCGGGCGTGCACTTCGACGCCTTCCACGCGCACGCCCGCCGCCTGCGCATGGCGAACATCGCGCAGACCGTCAACGTGCTGCAGGCCATGCTGCTGACCGGCGACGACGGTGCGCTGGTGCTCACCCCGACGTACCACGTGTTCGAGATGAGCAAGGGACACCAGGACGCGACGAGCGTCGAGTCCGCTGTGACAGCCGCGCCCGTGATCGACGTCGAAGGCACGCCGCTCGGAGCGCTGTCGGCCTCGGCCTCCGTCAAGGACGGTGCGCTGCTCGTCTCGCTCTCGCACCTTGATCCGGACGACTCGCTCGACGTCGTGCTCGACGTCCGTGGCGCGACGATCACCGGCACGACCGCACGAGTGCTGGCCTCCGGCTCGCTGACGGCGCACAACACGGCTGCGGAGCCGCACGTCGTCGCGCCGCGCCAGCTCGACGTGAACGTGGACGGCGCACTGGTACGGGTGACCATGCCTCCCCACTCCTTCGCGACGGTGCACGTGACGCTGGACCGCGACTGA
- a CDS encoding carbohydrate ABC transporter permease — protein sequence MSTSTLTRPGARAAVPSKGGDRRPRYGIYFIALLLVGVIVAPIAYIIIGGFRSNAEITQDPAGFPTQWRIENYANVLGSPVFWREVGNSTIAAVATTLLVVVLGVMAAYVLARYRFKGRNALFSVFTAGLMFPMTVAITPLYILVRSLGLMNSLAGVVIPQVGFQLSMTIIILVPFLRTIPTELEEAAFMDGCSRLGFFWRMVIPLSMPGVVTVGILAFIASWNSYMLPLFILNSESSYTLPLGVQAFASQYSVDTAKVLAFTSLSMIPALVFFSLFERRIVGGLTGAVKG from the coding sequence ATGTCCACATCCACGCTCACCCGGCCCGGCGCCCGGGCAGCCGTCCCGTCCAAGGGCGGCGACCGTCGTCCCAGGTACGGGATCTACTTCATCGCGCTGCTGCTGGTCGGCGTGATCGTCGCGCCGATCGCGTACATCATCATCGGCGGCTTCCGCTCCAACGCGGAGATCACGCAGGACCCCGCGGGGTTCCCCACGCAGTGGCGCATCGAGAACTACGCGAACGTGCTCGGATCCCCGGTCTTCTGGCGCGAGGTGGGGAACTCGACGATCGCCGCCGTCGCGACCACGCTGCTGGTCGTGGTGCTGGGAGTCATGGCCGCCTACGTGCTCGCCCGCTACCGGTTCAAGGGCCGCAACGCGCTGTTCTCGGTGTTCACCGCCGGGCTCATGTTCCCCATGACGGTCGCGATCACGCCGCTGTACATCCTTGTCAGAAGCCTGGGCCTCATGAACTCGCTGGCCGGCGTCGTGATCCCCCAGGTGGGCTTCCAGCTGTCCATGACGATCATCATCCTCGTGCCGTTCCTCAGGACGATCCCGACGGAGCTCGAGGAGGCGGCCTTCATGGACGGCTGCAGCCGGCTCGGGTTCTTCTGGCGGATGGTGATCCCGCTGTCGATGCCCGGCGTCGTCACGGTCGGCATCCTCGCCTTCATCGCCAGCTGGAACAGCTACATGCTGCCGCTGTTCATCCTCAACAGCGAGTCGAGCTACACCCTTCCGCTCGGCGTCCAGGCCTTCGCCTCGCAGTACTCGGTCGACACGGCGAAGGTCCTCGCCTTCACCTCGCTGTCGATGATCCCCGCACTTGTCTTCTTCAGCCTCTTCGAGCGCCGCATCGTCGGCGGCCTCACAGGAGCCGTGAAGGGATGA
- a CDS encoding LacI family DNA-binding transcriptional regulator, translating to MSAGPTIRDIAAAAGVSVATVSKAVNGRYGVAPDTADRVMRIVEELGYESSLAARRMGGIRTGVIGVLVAEFEPFSAEILKGISAEAHGRHLDILAYSGAYGSASSGWESRSLRRLGSNLIDGAILVTPTAHVPSSEIPIVAIDPHAGPAEGATIESDSFGGAVTATRYLVELGHRRIGFVAGRPDLRSSRARDAGYRRALSDAGIPFRPQLTRTGFYDQEAARRMAHELLTSFDRPTAVFAANDLSAIAIGEVASELGLSVPRDLSIVGFDDVPEASRWSPALTTVRQPMRRLGEEAVQMLATLMSGEELQEPHRLLPTRLVTRHTTAPPQ from the coding sequence ATGAGCGCAGGTCCGACCATCAGGGACATCGCCGCGGCGGCGGGAGTGTCCGTCGCGACCGTGTCGAAGGCTGTCAACGGCCGCTACGGCGTGGCCCCGGACACGGCGGACCGCGTCATGCGGATCGTCGAGGAGCTGGGGTACGAGTCGAGCCTCGCGGCACGGCGCATGGGCGGGATCCGCACCGGCGTGATCGGCGTGCTCGTCGCCGAGTTCGAGCCGTTCAGCGCGGAGATCCTCAAGGGCATCAGCGCCGAGGCCCACGGCCGCCACCTCGACATCCTCGCCTACTCCGGCGCCTACGGATCCGCGTCGTCAGGCTGGGAGTCGCGGTCGCTGCGACGCCTCGGAAGCAACCTGATCGACGGCGCGATCCTGGTGACGCCCACGGCCCACGTGCCCTCGTCCGAGATCCCGATCGTCGCCATCGATCCGCACGCCGGACCCGCGGAAGGGGCGACGATCGAGTCCGACAGCTTCGGCGGGGCGGTCACCGCGACCCGCTACCTCGTGGAGCTGGGCCACCGTCGCATCGGGTTCGTCGCGGGCCGCCCCGACCTGCGCTCGTCACGCGCGCGCGACGCGGGCTACCGGCGGGCGCTCTCGGACGCGGGGATCCCGTTCAGGCCGCAGCTGACGCGCACCGGCTTCTACGACCAGGAGGCCGCGCGCCGCATGGCGCACGAGCTCCTCACGTCCTTCGACCGGCCGACCGCGGTCTTCGCGGCGAACGACCTCTCCGCGATCGCGATCGGCGAGGTCGCGAGCGAGCTGGGGCTGTCGGTGCCACGCGACCTGTCGATCGTCGGCTTCGACGACGTCCCCGAGGCCTCGCGATGGAGCCCTGCGCTCACGACGGTGCGCCAGCCGATGCGTCGGCTCGGCGAGGAGGCCGTGCAGATGCTCGCCACGCTCATGAGCGGCGAGGAGCTCCAGGAGCCTCACCGGCTGCTTCCGACACGCCTTGTGACACGCCACACGACGGCCCCACCGCAGTAG
- a CDS encoding LacI family DNA-binding transcriptional regulator: MPSARDEAAPPTMSDVARLAGVSVMTVSNVVNGKDARVSQAMRDRVHEVISELGYRVNMPARALRLGRIGVVALAVPMLDDLYYGEVAQRLADRFEDHGLRLAVESTRGALTRELAVLDDSRLTTYDGVVLAAAAGDASVLEGLQPSTPLVILGERSVPDRFSQVSMDNRGGALRATMDLLRLGARRIALIGGATDGGEGMAAGRTAGHLEALDAAGVARVAELIVPAGVRPQDGYAAAASLLDAGVAFDALLCVTDALALGAMAAVAARGLRIPEDVQVIGWDDTAVGAMATPALSSVAPDNAAAAEATVRLLMGRIESPSFPPEHVVVSTEVRHRGTTRR; the protein is encoded by the coding sequence ATGCCCTCCGCCCGCGACGAAGCAGCGCCACCGACGATGAGCGACGTGGCGCGACTCGCCGGCGTGTCCGTCATGACCGTCTCCAACGTCGTCAACGGGAAGGACGCCCGCGTCAGCCAGGCGATGCGCGACCGGGTCCACGAGGTGATCTCCGAGCTCGGATACCGCGTCAACATGCCCGCGCGGGCGCTGCGTCTGGGCCGCATCGGAGTGGTGGCGCTGGCCGTGCCCATGCTGGACGACCTCTACTACGGCGAGGTGGCGCAACGGTTGGCGGACCGATTCGAGGACCACGGCCTGAGGCTCGCGGTGGAGTCGACCAGGGGCGCCCTCACGCGTGAGCTCGCCGTGCTCGACGACTCCAGGCTCACCACGTACGACGGCGTGGTGCTCGCGGCCGCCGCAGGGGACGCCTCCGTCCTCGAGGGCCTGCAGCCGAGCACCCCGCTCGTGATCCTCGGCGAGCGCTCCGTCCCCGATCGCTTCTCGCAGGTGAGCATGGACAACCGCGGGGGAGCGCTGCGCGCGACCATGGACCTCCTGCGGCTCGGCGCGCGGCGCATCGCGCTCATCGGAGGGGCGACCGACGGCGGCGAGGGCATGGCGGCCGGACGCACCGCAGGCCATCTGGAGGCGCTCGACGCGGCCGGCGTGGCGCGCGTCGCGGAGCTGATCGTCCCGGCGGGCGTGCGTCCGCAGGACGGGTACGCCGCCGCGGCCTCGCTGCTCGATGCCGGCGTCGCGTTCGATGCGCTGCTGTGCGTCACCGACGCGCTCGCGTTGGGCGCCATGGCGGCGGTGGCCGCGCGCGGGCTCCGCATCCCTGAGGACGTCCAGGTCATCGGCTGGGACGACACCGCCGTCGGTGCGATGGCCACACCCGCGCTGTCGAGCGTGGCTCCCGACAACGCCGCTGCCGCGGAGGCCACGGTGCGGCTCCTGATGGGGCGGATCGAGAGTCCGAGCTTCCCTCCCGAGCATGTCGTCGTGTCCACAGAGGTCAGGCATCGAGGTACCACCCGGCGCTAG
- a CDS encoding glycoside hydrolase family 43 protein, producing MGTYANPILDGCHPDPSVCVVDGAYHLVTSTFEHLPGLPIHRSTNLVDWELIGHVIDRPGQIDFTGIAGSKGLFAPTIRHHRGTWYVVCTHVPGDREQPREAGHFVCTATDPAGPWSDPTWLPGLPGIDPSLTFDGDDIWLCGTALQDDGLWDGQCDVWLTRLDPDSLLPIGEPTVLWRGALQGAGWAEGPHLVRRPDGGWMLVAAEGGTDRDHAVCVAYSDTIEGPYAGDPGNPRLTHRHLGAAEAIQNVGHADAFEAIDGRWWVVALATRVLPDGANSLCGRQTQLVPATWEDGRLVIAPGSGRVHRQVTADGVPDQAARDSSPVDLLAGSRLDPGWNGVRWHPGEFATLEGDAVVLTATPDEPTAVGRTAFLGRRVPTDECTLTATVSLTPGDAELRAGLLLRTSESAMVEVSTNREGELRVTTVDESETQQVAHRAHGSAPVTLTMRLRGHTLDILVDEEALATVDVTPLATGRPGWFMGSWWGPVAVGEGTARVRRLVMEP from the coding sequence GTGGGCACGTACGCCAATCCGATCCTCGACGGATGTCATCCCGACCCGAGCGTCTGCGTGGTAGACGGCGCCTACCACCTGGTGACGTCCACCTTCGAGCATCTCCCGGGACTGCCGATCCACCGGTCGACGAACCTCGTCGACTGGGAGCTGATCGGCCACGTGATCGACCGTCCGGGACAGATCGACTTCACGGGGATCGCCGGCTCGAAGGGCCTCTTCGCGCCGACGATCCGTCACCACCGAGGCACCTGGTACGTGGTGTGCACCCACGTCCCCGGCGACCGCGAGCAGCCGCGCGAAGCGGGCCACTTCGTGTGCACCGCGACGGACCCGGCCGGTCCATGGAGCGACCCCACCTGGCTTCCTGGTCTTCCCGGGATCGACCCGTCCCTCACCTTCGACGGCGACGACATCTGGCTGTGCGGCACCGCGCTCCAGGACGACGGCCTGTGGGACGGGCAATGCGACGTGTGGCTCACCCGGCTCGACCCCGACTCGCTGCTGCCGATCGGCGAGCCGACCGTGCTGTGGCGCGGGGCGCTGCAGGGCGCAGGCTGGGCGGAGGGACCGCACCTCGTCAGGCGTCCCGACGGCGGCTGGATGCTGGTGGCGGCCGAAGGCGGCACCGATCGCGATCACGCCGTCTGCGTCGCGTACTCCGACACGATCGAGGGCCCGTATGCGGGCGACCCCGGCAACCCCCGTCTGACGCATCGCCACCTCGGCGCCGCGGAGGCGATCCAGAACGTCGGCCACGCCGACGCCTTCGAGGCGATCGACGGGCGTTGGTGGGTGGTCGCGCTCGCGACCCGCGTCCTCCCCGACGGAGCCAACAGCCTGTGCGGACGTCAGACGCAGCTCGTGCCCGCCACGTGGGAGGACGGGCGGCTCGTCATCGCTCCTGGCAGCGGCCGCGTGCACCGGCAGGTGACCGCGGACGGGGTGCCGGATCAGGCTGCGCGCGACTCGTCGCCGGTCGACCTCCTCGCGGGGTCGCGCCTGGACCCGGGCTGGAACGGCGTGCGGTGGCATCCCGGGGAGTTCGCGACGCTCGAGGGCGACGCCGTCGTCCTGACCGCCACCCCCGACGAGCCCACCGCGGTGGGTCGCACGGCCTTCCTGGGCCGACGTGTGCCCACCGACGAGTGCACCCTCACCGCGACCGTCTCCCTCACCCCTGGGGATGCGGAGCTGCGCGCGGGGCTGCTCCTGCGCACGTCGGAGAGCGCCATGGTCGAGGTCTCGACGAACCGCGAGGGCGAGCTTCGGGTCACCACGGTCGACGAGTCGGAGACCCAGCAGGTGGCGCACCGCGCCCATGGCTCCGCGCCTGTGACGCTCACGATGCGCCTGCGGGGCCACACGCTCGACATCCTCGTCGATGAGGAGGCGCTGGCCACGGTGGACGTCACGCCGCTCGCGACCGGCCGCCCAGGCTGGTTCATGGGCTCCTGGTGGGGACCCGTCGCCGTGGGCGAAGGCACCGCGCGGGTGCGGCGCCTGGTCATGGAGCCGTAG